A single window of Dermacentor albipictus isolate Rhodes 1998 colony chromosome 1, USDA_Dalb.pri_finalv2, whole genome shotgun sequence DNA harbors:
- the LOC135906616 gene encoding programmed cell death protein 2-like produces MAASISTMADEEPRCVVEFGFLEKREAWALKSRYFPSKVGGRPAWLHLKDIPNGKRLTCRNCGEPCVLLLQLYAPRDDVDSAFHRTLFVFVCVTPNCANKHDAGSFIVLRSQLGKENSFYSSEPPVESPDTPNSPSAEGFCKICAVCGALGDKTCTKCHSRHYCSKSHQVLDWKDGHKARCNSQCFDSCERTSAPLFPEYELVTETEDDVCINDEHCKTD; encoded by the coding sequence ATGGCGGCCTCCATCTCCACGATGGCAGATGAGGAGCCACGCTGTGTTGTTGAGTTCGGATTTCTTGAAAAACGTGAGGCATGGGCGCTAAAGAGCAGATATTTTCCCAGTAAAGTAGGTGGAAGACCAGCTTGGCTTCACTTGAAAGATATTCCTAATGGCAAACGTCTTACGTGCCGTAACTGCGGTGAGCCATGCGTTTTGCTGCTGCAATTGTATGCTCCGCGCGACGACGTCGATTCTGCTTTTCACAGAACGCTCTTTGTGTTCGTTTGCGTAACTCCGAACTGTGCAAATAAGCATGACGCAGGCAGCTTTATAGTTTTGCGGTCGCAGCTGGGCAAAGAGAATTCGTTTTACAGCAGCGAACCTCCCGTGGAATCCCCCGACACTCCGAACAGCCCTTCGGCGGAAGGTTTCTGCAAAATATGCGCCGTATGCGGTGCTTTAGGCGACAAGACGTGCACTAAGTGCCATAGCCGTCACTATTGTTCCAAGTCCCACCAAGTATTGGATTGGAAAGACGGTCACAAGGCGCGTTGCAACTCGCAGTGCTTCGATAGCTGCGAAAGGACTTCGGCGCCACTGTTTCCAGAGTATGAGCTCGTTACAGAGACAGAAGACGACGTTTGCATCAACGACGAACACTGTAAAACAGATTGA
- the LOC135906679 gene encoding uncharacterized protein yields MQESKRKQQNQVLVKKQQLTAVLEQHTRHVLLSNGTAAGKTVAAPKRKRTLDKDFSDSSDDETLVTLLELKNSENEAKFWKSWFKLESQHSASLKRHINFLEKKVEQQMTSFQQTVEDFISQPCRCGNGRIRQRSIAAELPKAASEPAPKSARGHEKPWDSMQVGTTAAPTPPAVLAPENDCTGKAVEKAAPAQTKQLSRWCLRNFPHVMVGCSIFQKTFL; encoded by the exons ATGCAG GAGTCGAAGAGGAAGCAACAAAATCAGGTGTTGGTTAAAAAGCAACAGCTGACAGCAGTGCTCGAGCAGCACACGAGGCATGTGCTATTAAGCAATGGCACGGCTGCTGGCAAAACTGTTGCAGCTCCAAAG AGAAAGAGGACTTTGGATAAAGACTTCTCTGACTCTAGTGATGACGAGACTCTGGTCACACTATTAGAACTTAAAAATTCTGAGAACGAGGCCAAGTTCTGGAAAAGTTGGTTCAAGTTAGAAAGTCAGCATTCAGCCTCTTTAAAAAGGCACATCAACTTTCTCGAGAAAAAAGTCGAGCAACAGATGACTTCGT TTCAGCAGACAGTGGAAGATTTTATCAGCCAGCCCTGTCGGTGTGGGAATG GCAGGATTCGGCAAAGAAGCATTGCAGCAGAGTTGCCAAAAGCTGCATCAGAGCCAGCACCTAAAAGTGCTAGGGGCCACGAGAAACCCT ggGACAGTATGCAAGTGGGAACAACTGCTGCACCTACACCACCAGCTGTATTGGCACCAGAAAATGACTGCACTGGAAAAGCAGTCGAAAAGGCTGCGCCTGCC CAAACCAAGCAGCTCAGCCGATGGTGCCTGCGGAATTTTCCGCATGTAATGGTGGGCTG TTCCATCTTTCAAAAAACATTTTTGTAA